The genomic interval tagtgcGACACTTTGTTGTTGTTAGTGGGACACTTTGttaaactttgaaaatatagtatagtttttaCACACATTTTTTAGTGGCtagaatttttatatcatttttaaaCAGCGATAAAACTTATCAATGCAAAGTGTATAAATTTTTCTGTCTAAGTGAAACTGGTACATTGATAAATCTAAcagaaattaaacattaaacagAAACAGTGATACGCGAAACGAGCACCTATTTGTATGCACTGAGAATCGGAAGTGGTGAACTAAGTATGTTTACCCCATCACCGTACATTGCATATCTTTTGTTatccattataattttataccgCTTACACGGAGACCActgagccgattttgatagaatttggaatatatatagttaatgacccggGGTCAAACATATATAGGTAGGCTAGGTTAGCTTTGTAACAGCTGATGATATGACGATTTTTCAGTATTTACGCGGCTTCGGCTCTGAGTTCTCGTCCGAGGACCCGCGGAGGCCGGGAGCACTGCCGGTCGGTCAGAACAGCCCCCAACGCTGTCCCTACGGGCTGTACGCTGAACAGCTGTCGGGGACTGCCTTCACCGCGCCTAGAAATGAGAACAAGAGGTCTTGGCTTTACAGGTCAGTAGGCAATAAGTACTAGAGACGGGGCGAAACACTAGATGGGGCACTGGATATGTCCGAGGGAGACGTACAATTAGGATTAATGcataggttttatttttaggtgtaATGGTAGGCCATATATATCGAACTTATcgaaataaatcttaataaatttattgaatagagacaatactttatttcaacaagtatactattattattaggtcctttatatagaggtaagcgtttgtgagtatgtatgtttgaggcggttaatctccgaaactaccgacgcgatttcaaaaattctttaactattaaaggtacattatccaagattataggctatattttatcataaaattccaacgggagcgaagcctcacATTGCTTTACATTGGAATATCCAACGATATAAACTGTTGGAGGGATTAAGTATTTGCtctacaattataaaatttggtttcAGGATTCGACCTTCAGTGGTTCACAAGCCATTTAAACGGGCCTCGGTTACCAAGTATCTGACCCACAACTGGGAAGAACAAGAACCAGACCCAAATCAGGTAAGATGTTAAAACTTCGAAAAGTGGTGTGTCTTCGAAACAAAATACTGTGATTTTTGTTACACCGAACACCTTATCCAGTGAGTTTCAAAGACACAAGTGGAATCCctttttttgaagtttatttataagaaaaatgtacCGATCGTTCCAAAGGGCTACTTGCCACTGCAATATTATCTGTTTTCTAATCAGTCTAGTATTGTATGTGACGCACACTATAGTCGGccgattattaaaattttctcaaTTGCAATTGGTGGCCTATGAAATCTACTAGctatacaaatacaaactcgtgtggcacgagtatgaTTCGAACCTTTAACTTGTGATAGTGAATGTATAATCTGGATGTGCGCTGAAATCCCGTCAGGTTtgctcatttatatttatatgactaaatattattctttgtgagtgaataaataaatttcagtcCCGTTGGCTTCCATTCGAACTTCCGTCGTCTCCAGTGGATTTCGTCGGTGGTCTGCACACCGTGTGCGGCGCGGGGGACCCTAAAGTAAGATGCGGTATCGCCATACATGTCTACCTGTGTAACACCTCCATGGACAAGTCTGCCTTCTATAGCAGCGATGGAGATTTCCTTATTGGTGAGATACTTGTCATCAAATTACATTCAAATAACATTCCGAACTGgttttttgtacggttttcactaatataaGCCAAGCCGGGGCGTGCcgctaatattatatgaaataagcTAAAAAGAACCTAAGTTGTCTGAATATATTTGTCTTGCCTGCTGAGCAAAAAATAGTGACATTTCAAAATGAATTTTCCAGTGCCCCAACAGGGTAAGCTGAAAATCACGACAGAATTCGGTGTAATGGAGGTGGCGCCCAACGAGATTGCTGTCATCCAACTCGGCATAAGGTTCGCCGTGGCTGTAGAAGGTCCTTCCAGGTAATCCAGTAACTTTTGTTACCCCACCCCATAAGATACTACAGTATCTTACATACATGTCACAACCAGTCTCCTAACTACTGTTGACGTCCCACCGCGCACCGTGCTAACTAACAACAATTTTTCCTTAACAACTGTCTACTCAGACAGATAGTCATCATAAAAGAATGTACATAAAGTAACTTACTGACCATACAGCCGCTTCACGAATAATCACAGATCTTCGTCTATGCTTACACCTCAAGTGTTCTCTCACTGGCCACACGCAGTCACTTTCACTTATAATCACAGAGAAATAACGAACCAACACAATCAACCACACATCAACCGTCACTTATAATCACAAAGGAACACGACCGCACAGTACGGCACCACAACTAAGACTGAGTTATCATAGCGCTCACACGTTCGTTTTATAGCCAACATACAGGTGTTAAACATGTAACATTTATGAGTCACTGCGCTCTTGAGTACCATTTTATAACAGAGCTTTTTTACTGACAACACGGTTGctaaaatgacaataaagtGAACACTCCATAGACTTATGCTTCTtaatattcaacaaaataatctacacaaaaatctatttcattacatatttttacttgcATCAATCTTGTCTTTGCTTTGTTGCTAATATCGTGTTAAAGATTTGTTCACAATGAAGACTTAAAACTGCAATGTATGATATTAACAGAGGATACATCTTGGAGGTGTTCGGAGGTCACTTCACTCTCCCGGACCTGGGTCCAATCGGTGCGAATGGCCTCGCCAACCCCAGGGACTTCTTGACTCCGACTGCGTACTATATTGACCAAGAAATACCcggtaaaaaaatcttcattacTCTTTCTTCCCTACTTTCtggtaaaatatcataatgtaATATGATCGATAAACTAACATGTTAGTTAAATCTGCCCGAAGTGATTGGCCAGCTGCACTGTCCTACTCTtgtgaaacataatttttaacgcTGTTGatgttatacaaatttatcagcaagcggtgaaacaagcccttagtattttataacattaccCACTATGACCTAGCGATGCCGTAaggtattaaattttcactCAATATACACTGgtatatcattatataaacTGGAACATACTGACGTTCCAGTTTATGTTACTTATTTCTTCTGAAACACATAATTCAAGTCATAATAGTCTTAAACTTGTTCTCTGCAAATATTCTCGGAAATTCTCGAAATGctataaaaacaacattttaataactgCTCATAACTTTGGCGGCAGGCTTCAAGATCCTGAACAAATACCAGGGCGCGCTATTCGAGGCGGAGCAGAATCATTCCCCGTTCGACGTGGTGGCGTGGCACGGGAACTACGCGCCTTACAAGTACGACCTGGCCAACTTTATGGTCATCAACTCCGTGTCCTTTGACCACTGTGTaagatactttatttttattttatttttcgatacactttttttttcaagtgtGTTAAATGCTAACActgttgtcagattttatttaagtccgttaaaggcatctgacataacttttacaactacttaCCGCATCCAGTGACAAGTTAGCGCGTACACACCAGTAAACTTTATaatcagatattttatcagaaagtggtgaaacaggccgTAAGCCGTGTACTGAATAGAGACAGCACGGACTAGAGGCGATCTCAGTTTGAGGCGTTCCTATTCCGTACACTAGGACTTGTTTAGAAGTATAGGCTAATAGGCTCACTACTTTATTACCACTTTCGAAAAGTAGTCTGTCACTATCCATCCTTGCAACTATTGCTACCCAAAAAACCACATTGCCGTGACAGAAGggcaaacacactttcacaaaatgtgtgtttatagatttatatcaGTGTTTATAGATTTGCTTTTGACACGCAAAGATGaagtataataaagagtaaTTGATGAAATGCACCCTGTTTCCCAAGGATCCGTCCATCTTCACGGTGCTGACGTGTCCGTCAACGAAGCCCGGGACTGCCATCGCTGACTTCGTCATCTTCCCGCCCAGGTGGTCCGTGCAGGAACACACCTTCAGACCTCCCTACTATCACAGTATGTAATACAGGTTCTATACTCCGTTTTCAAAAGTCCTAACATTGAAACAATTTTCACAGTACTTAttgttgaatatataaatcaaatattcgtTCAAACTTACACATTGTAAAgtaggtaaaatatttacacacgAGAATAATTTCCTAAAGTCTATTTTACTgtatattgttgtaaaataataaagacatgataatattattaacaagtcttgtaagaaaaaacggaGTTTATACTGGATCAAAGTATACAAACTACTTGGTTATTTAGTCTGTTCTAATCCCCCTACGCGGATTACGCGGGTACAGGTTATACAGAGCGTCACGACACAACATACCTGTATAGGTACATACGAAGTTGCTGACATGACTTctatatctaataaataaattaataaatgaatttaaactTCAGGGAATTGCATGAGCGAGTTCATGGGCCTGATCTTGGGGTCGTACGAGGCGAAAGCGGGCGGGTTCCTGCCGGGCGGGGCCTCGCTGCACTCCATGATGACCCCCCACGGCCCCGACCTCCAGTGCTTCACCGGCGCCTCCGCTGCCGACCTCAAGCCTGAGAAGATTGCTGAGGGGACACAGGTATTCATGGGTCTGATCCTAGGTTCGATTTAAGGATCATTTATAATCGTGACTTATAGAATTGATACCTAAACCAACTAGTTTTTAATTAGTGGTTAATAATGACTGGAACCGGCACAGAAAAACATTACATAGATTCCAAAACTTTTCTTTTCGATTCGATGGTGTTGGCTTGATGTCGATAAGAAAGATAAACCGTGCATAgttgagaagaaaaagtaaggAAGCAGACCCAGAACTCTTACAATTTATGGCTGGGAAAGAAACCAATACGcttagatgagagaaagaaagagaaaactACTTTTCCTTGAAGATAATGTACTGtacaaaatatgattattttattcaaccaAAAATGCGAAATCCTTGGACTTGCAAAGTTTGTCttgttcaatttttattacacagcTAAAGGTCTAAAGGTCGTttctctatttatttacttaccctgttattcatgAAAAAGTTACGGTATACTttgaactaaaatatattttgtcacacacaaaacttactttagcaAGCAAGCTTGtgactttttatgaataagagggtgttaatgaatgaaaataatattaggactGCATTTAATAGCGCTGATGTAATATAAGGTCCGGAGGTTATGAAATGCGTGTATTCGTCCAGAAAAAGAGgggaagagagagagagagcacgCGGGACATAAACATATAGACAAAAGTCATAGACAATGAATAAATGTTGCTTTTTCCAACAGAGGAttaattttctctttaatttGCTCTTCAAAAGTAATGTTTTCAGGCGTTTATGTTCGAGTCTTCATTGAGCATGGCGATCACAAAGTGGGGAGCGGAGACCTGCCAGAAACTGGACCCAAAGTACCACCAGTGCTGGCAGAACCTCCCCAAGCTGTTCTCTcattaaataaacttgtgaTTTCTTGTCgcattgtaattatataatagtaaggACCTGTTTCACTGCTTGCTGAAGTATCTGTTTGATAGCCTATACATAAAGGCTTGTTACATATCGCATAGATAgtgtgtttcacaagtgttagATAGGGCTAACTGTCCAATATCAAACAGATTTATCTATTGGTTAGTTTATTTGTCATATTACGATGTCAGAAAATAGTGATAAAGGTAAGGTAAGGTAAGTGATGTACTAAAACATTGTTAATTAAAGACCGCTTCCcagacttttaaaatatactttatatacgTGCATGTATCTTGTATATACTAAAGTCAAAGTTTACTCAACAAATGTATTATTGAATTGTCataattgcattttatttcatacaattcctatatatttaacgtacctatacatatatgtatatatatatacttcagTAAagacatacaataaaaaaaatcaaatatatttttttgttggtcTATTTATATAGTTCGATGGGTTTGTATtgctaaaatttcaaaaaccttTTTGACAACCTATATGACATTTATAACAGACAAGCCCACATTAGCGtaatctcaaaataaaattagttgaGTACTTAATTACCCGCTGACACGCGCAGACATAGAAACGTCACACACGAATTAACTACAGTAGCACCATATTAGTTATAAGGcgaacggcggacttatcaaTCCTCTGGCGAATTCGCGCCACGCTTGCCTTCTCTCGTGTAGGAAGTATTTAAGATATTATCTGTATCTTGTATTAGTGTATTAGTATATAGTTTCATAAATACCATAAATATACTAGCATTTAAATTGTCTTTGAATACAAATTTCACGATATGCCATACATCTAAATCAGCTACGCATTCAGCAGTGATGAAgattattctaatttcaatGAACCCTAAAAACATAACACTCCTTTTTAGGCAGTCGTATTCGGCCCCGCTTCGTTATAAAACTATcgattcaattcaatttcatCTGTCAGCTAGTCACGCGTCTCGGCTGTTGGCATTGTATCAAGTTTTATTGATCTGTTTATCACAAGGGGAGGAACGAATGTCATGGCGCCAGTGTGTCTGGAGAACAATATACAGGAGATAGATGTAAGATGTAGTTGTAAGAggaaatcataaaaatgaaTCATTGATAAAATCGATACAGTAATTTACATCTATTGATTGACAAGCGCCTTATGTGGTCACACTTATTTTAcacatttcaatataaaataaattaattaataaatagtatacaaCATAAGAAacttgttacattttttaaatggaaaatatatatctcgATTAACAAGAACAATgtcttatttagttttattattgttgataTATTCAAGTCGTAATTTATGTAGGGAggcaattataaatatttaatataataaaataaaaactacggAGTGACCTATGACGAATAATTTCAAAAGTGGCGTCAATCGCTCCGATCCATTCCTACTCATAGAACTCATCGCGTAGGTTTGCAGAATAGCACAATCCACAGTTTTCTTCATTCCCGTAAAGTCTCTTGCGGTCCGTATGAGGTAGCACGTCATTCCCGGCGTTACCTGGATAGAAGGCCCTTTGGCGGATAAAGCATCCACCACCGTAGTATTCGTGGTAGTTACCGAACTCACCGATCCATTGATGTTGGTAATTGTCTGGTTCATGACAGACGTAGTAACagtatttgttgtttttggtACGTGGTTATTGGCAGTATCCGTTTCCCAAATAAAACTGCTCATTAGCTGGCAATTAACTCGAGTCTCTTCATAATCACCGTTAGATTTACGGATTCCCAGCTTGCAAATTTCATCCGGCCGGGTCTCGTAGCGACGGTCGTCGTAGTGGTGGTTATGCGCAGACATTTTTCCAAGATTGTACAAAGCAAGACCGGTGAGCAAGGTGTCAAACCTGCTTCCCGAGTCTCTGTATTGATAGACGTAGATTGGAGGAGAGCCGTGGTACACTGGGAACGACTGGGATCCATAAGTTATATGAGGGGGAGGGTTGTAATGATAGTGGTGGTGCACTTCGGTTTTGGATGTATGCGAGTGGTAAGTCTTTTGTTGAACGTTTGTCGTTTGATGTCCATACTGCTTATTCCCAGAGCCGGAGAGGCCGGGCGAGTCTGGATAAAAGTGACCACGATTAGTCTGATAAGTAGTTTGACTATGAAACACGTTGGAGCCGGAGTGCCCAGTGGAGTGAGGGTAAGTATGCGAAGATTTTCCGCGGCCGTAACTTCCCAAACTTTTCGCGCACGCCAAAGAAATGagaacaatgaaaataatatattgtggcGACATTTTGCGCGCGAACATCGCCCCAAACTGCGTCCGTTTTGCGAAAACAGGGTGATATAAAGTATAGGTGACGTTATCGGGTGTGGCGCGTAGTCCAGTGGCGGGAACTCGCTTCCCGTAGCCTGAAATTTTAAGTGACGCACCCAACTATCGATTTAGCGCTAAAACTTTATGATTACTAGTGCTAAGATTAAGTGATTGTTTACACGAATGGACGTTTAgcttttatgatattttgtgACATAATCGCCGACACCAATTAAAATGGCATTTGGGAAGGAGCAAGAAGAATCAAGACTAGCAAACGAGATTAGTTGGATTTAgatattgtacttttttatagACATGCTAGGTTAATATATTGgtgttttgttgtactggccactttaatcacaaatttatcCTCTTAggttaggaattccaaattcaaatttatacagctgtaatatgtacagtacatgtatttgtgtttcgttaacagtcatttctttgttttttttttccttctgatttttctgtttgcgtcactcagtttacaaaatggaaaacttgaaatatcgcgttatttacgagtacgagttccaccgtggcaccagtgctgcggaaacggctctaagggttaatgatgtgtatggcggtcgtgtcgcaaaagaaaacacagtgCGGTTTTGGTTCCAACGTTTTCGTTCTGAATTTCGACCTGCAGAACAAGCCTCGTGGACGGCCGGAGACCctagttgataatgaagaattgaaggCTATTCTGAAAGCGGAACCATCGCAAACCACGTCCGAGTTAGCTTCAGGCTTCGAtgttagtgataaaactattttaatccacttgAAGCAAATTCGGAAGATTATTAAACTTGAAAGGTGACCTCACGAATTGAGTGAAGCAAACCGGCAAACCCGTGTCGACTGCTgcgttacattacttaaccggcacaataatgaagggtttttaaatcaaatcattacctgTGATGAAAAGTGGATGCTCTACGATAATCGGAAACGCTCATCGCAATGGCTGGCCAGCCAGCCAAAAGCGAAAATTGACCCAAATAAAGTTACTTGTAAGCATTTGGTGGACTAGTGCCGGTGTCGTTCATTACAGTTATCTCAATTCTGGCCAGACGATTACGGCAGACGTCTATTGTCAGCAATTGCAAACTATGATGGATAAGCTAGCTGCTAAACAACCGGGGCTGGTCAATCGCTCCACGCCACTGCTGCTTCACGACAACGCTAGACCACACACTGCACAACAGACGGCTACCAAATTAGAGGAACTTCAATTGAAATGTCTAAGACATCTACAGTACTCCCCGGATCTTGCTCCAACCAGATtaccgtttttttttcaaaatttggaaattttttcgaaaaaatCGGGAAAAAATCAACTCCGATAGGACAGTCCAAACCGCCTTCAAAGACtttattgattcccgtccgAATGGTTTTTTTAGTATAGGGATAAATGTGGGCAATAGGTAGTTACCTATGAGATGGTaaaagtgcatagataataatggatattatattaaaaattattcgcctttgttcctcctatatcaaacgccaatttcatatgtaaggacctaatattatGTATCAAATCACCCTTtgccatttttgaaatcgttttagttataaaatttgtttaataaaacacaaataattattacgatattttaatcataataatatatttagcagagcttaaaattacattccattacttgttttaaaaatccttttttcaGTCGAGCACCACAATGGGTTTTTACATCAAATACCATCAATTCATACTGATACTTGTGCTCTTGTTTACATTAcgtaaaaagtaaagttttacagcattacaataaattaagtgGAATTAAATTACATCCAGTCAGTATTTCGTACACGAGGGACATTTGTTTCCAGGTTTTTCCTAACAAgggattattatgaattttcaTCCATATTccacttttattttcatatacgACTTTTGTTTATGGATACAGTCCTAATGTGCTTCCATCAATCTTTCTCATAGAAGGTAGTTTATATATTGGACTAACAATGTGAAGcatttttttgtctaataaaaACCATGTAACCTAATTACGTATTAgaagtttataaattttatgttgtgaCCTTCATTTATCTCGGTATATGGAATTagaacaaaattacttaatctGCAATATACCTGAATACAGGCTGGATTATTTCTGTCCAACCCgctttgaaattaaataaacaaaaataagcgATTAATTTAAATCCATCTACAAGC from Plodia interpunctella isolate USDA-ARS_2022_Savannah chromosome 14, ilPloInte3.2, whole genome shotgun sequence carries:
- the hgo gene encoding homogentisate 1,2-dioxygenase isoform X2; amino-acid sequence: MTIFQYLRGFGSEFSSEDPRRPGALPVGQNSPQRCPYGLYAEQLSGTAFTAPRNENKRSWLYRIRPSVVHKPFKRASVTKYLTHNWEEQEPDPNQSRWLPFELPSSPVDFVGGLHTVCGAGDPKVRCGIAIHVYLCNTSMDKSAFYSSDGDFLIVPQQGKLKITTEFGVMEVAPNEIAVIQLGIRFAVAVEGPSRGYILEVFGGHFTLPDLGPIGANGLANPRDFLTPTAYYIDQEIPGFKILNKYQGALFEAEQNHSPFDVVAWHGNYAPYKYDLANFMVINSVSFDHCDPSIFTVLTCPSTKPGTAIADFVIFPPRWSVQEHTFRPPYYHRNCMSEFMGLILGSYEAKAGGFLPGGASLHSMMTPHGPDLQCFTGASAADLKPEKIAEGTQAFMFESSLSMAITKWGAETCQKLDPKYHQCWQNLPKLFSH
- the hgo gene encoding homogentisate 1,2-dioxygenase isoform X1, which produces MGDLKYLRGFGSEFSSEDPRRPGALPVGQNSPQRCPYGLYAEQLSGTAFTAPRNENKRSWLYRIRPSVVHKPFKRASVTKYLTHNWEEQEPDPNQSRWLPFELPSSPVDFVGGLHTVCGAGDPKVRCGIAIHVYLCNTSMDKSAFYSSDGDFLIVPQQGKLKITTEFGVMEVAPNEIAVIQLGIRFAVAVEGPSRGYILEVFGGHFTLPDLGPIGANGLANPRDFLTPTAYYIDQEIPGFKILNKYQGALFEAEQNHSPFDVVAWHGNYAPYKYDLANFMVINSVSFDHCDPSIFTVLTCPSTKPGTAIADFVIFPPRWSVQEHTFRPPYYHRNCMSEFMGLILGSYEAKAGGFLPGGASLHSMMTPHGPDLQCFTGASAADLKPEKIAEGTQAFMFESSLSMAITKWGAETCQKLDPKYHQCWQNLPKLFSH
- the LOC128675628 gene encoding uncharacterized protein LOC128675628, giving the protein MFARKMSPQYIIFIVLISLACAKSLGSYGRGKSSHTYPHSTGHSGSNVFHSQTTYQTNRGHFYPDSPGLSGSGNKQYGHQTTNVQQKTYHSHTSKTEVHHHYHYNPPPHITYGSQSFPVYHGSPPIYVYQYRDSGSRFDTLLTGLALYNLGKMSAHNHHYDDRRYETRPDEICKLGIRKSNGDYEETRVNCQLMSSFIWETDTANNHVPKTTNTVTTSVMNQTITNINGSVSSVTTTNTTVVDALSAKGPSIQVTPGMTCYLIRTARDFTGMKKTVDCAILQTYAMSSMSRNGSERLTPLLKLFVIGHSVVFILLY